In the Vibrio hippocampi genome, TTAGCGGCAGGTGCCAGTGATATCGCGCTCGGTGCGACAAAAGTCGCCACCTTACAAGAGGCAGTTGCTGACTGTGGTCTTGTGGTGGGCTCAAGTGCAAGAAGCCGAACTTTAAATTGGCCGATGATCTCTCCAAGAGAGTGTGGCGTACAGTTTGCTAAAGAAGGGATGAATCATCCTGTCGCTTTGGTATTTGGGCGCGAACGTACCGGCTTAACCAACGAAGAGTTACAGCTGTGTCATTTCCATACCTGCATTCCAGCGAATCCAGAATACAGCTCTTTAAATCTGGCAATGGCAGTGCAGACCTTGAGCTACGAAGTACGCGTAGCGCACTTAGATTTGCAACAACAGCAGTTTGCTGAGGCAGCTCAACAAGAGTATCCAAGGCATAAAGAGTTGGAATTATTCTATCAACATCTTGAAAAAGTGTTACATCGTACCCAGTTTATTTCACAAGATAAGCCGGGTTTGGTGATGAATAAGCTGCGTAGATTATTCAGTCGTTCCAGACCAGAGTCTCAAGAAATCAATATTTTACGTGGTGTGTTGACCGCAGTAGAAAAGCAAATAACGAATAAAAAATAACCACTTTTTCTATTGGGTTAAATACCTGAGTAAATTAGTCAAATAAATACTTGATTAAAATAGTCAGGTATGAAAAGATTCAACCACATCGATAATGTGGAAAGCGTGATATGAGACTAACATCTAAAGGAAGATATGCAGTAACAGCGATGCTCGATGTCGCACTGCACTCACAGCAAAACCCAGTGCCGCTTGCGGATATTTCGGAAAGACAAGGTATCTCATTGTCTTACTTAGAACAGCTGTTTTCTAAGTTGCGTAAAGCAGGTCTGGTGGCTAGTGTACGTGGTCCAGGTGGAGGCTATCGTTTGGGTGCAGAGGCAACAGACATCTCGATTGGCACTGTGATTGCAGCTGTAGATGAGTCAGTGGATGCCACGAAATGCTCAGGCAAGGGCGATTGCCAAGGCGGAACTCGCTGTCTGACGCATACATTATGGAGAGATTTAAGCTCTCGTATCAGCGACTTTTTAAACAACATTACTCTCGGTGAGTTAATGGTTGATAACGAAGTATTAGAAATTTCAGGCCGACAAGATATCGATCTTGCGGTAAATCACGGATTTGCAAGAAAAAGTACCAGTACGAACCCTTTGGGTATCAATGTACGCTCTTAAGTAGTGCTGCTTTTACATTGGAGTAAAGAATGAAACTGCCGATTTATTTAGATTATTCTGCCACTTGTCCTGTTGACCCTCGCGTTGCGGACAAAATGGTCCAATTTATGACAATGGATGGTACCTTTGGTAACCCAGCGTCACGCTCGCACCGTTTTGGTTGGCAAGCAGAAGAAGCAGTCGATAACGCTCGTGAGCAAATTGCTGATCTATTAAACGCTGACCCGCGTGAAATCGTATTCACTTCGGGTGCTACCGAGTCGGATAACCTAGCGATTAAAGGTGCGGCGCATTTCTACAGCAAGAAAGGCAAGCACATCATCACTTGCAAAACAGAACACAAAGCGGTGCTTGATCCATGCCGTCAACTAGAGCGTGAAGGTTTTGAGGTTACATATCTTCAGCCAGAACCGAATGGTCTGATCGATCTGACCAAGTTAGAAGCGGCGATGCGTGAAGATACGGTGTTAGTGTCTATTATGCATGTCAACAATGAAATTGGCGTGGTTCAAGATATTACGGCAATCGGCGAGTTATGCCGTAGCAAGAAAATTGTATTCCATGTGGACGCGGCTCAATCGGCGGGTAAATTGCCAATCGATGTACAAGAAATGAAAGTTGACCTGATTTCACTTTCAGCTCACAAAGCTTATGGTCCTAAAGGCATTGGTGCACTTTACGTGCGTCGTAAACCACGTATTCGTCTTGAAGCACAGATGCATGGTGGCGGTCATGAGCGCGGTTTCCGGTCAGGTACATTGCCGACTCACCAAATTGTCGGTATGGGTGAAGCATTTGCGATTGCTAAACAAGATATGCAAAAAGACTACGAGCATGCTAAGTCGTTGCGTGATCGCCTATTTAACGGCGTTAAAGGTCTTGAAGCCGTCACAGTGAACGGTGATTTTGAGCAGCGTGTACCACACAACCTAAACATCAGCTTTGCTTTTGTTGAGGGTGAGTCGCTACTGATGTCCCTTAAAGATCTTGCGGTATCATCAGGTTCGGCATGTACATCAGCGAGTCTAGAACCTTCTTATGTGCTTCGTGCTTTAGGTCTAGACGACGAGCTTGCACACAGCTCAGTGCGTTTCTCTTTCGGTCGTTTTACTACCGAAGAAGACATTGATTATGCGATTGAGCAAATCACAACAGCAGTGAACAAATTACGTGACATGTCTCCTCTATGGGATATGTATAAAGAAGGGATTGACTTAAGCACGGTTGAGTGGGCACACCACTAATCAGGCTGTTGTAGTCTCACGGATGTAGAGGATTCGAGGAATTTATTATGGCGTATAGTGAAAAAGTAATTGACCACTACGAGAACCCAAGAAACGTGGGTTCATTCGATAAAAATGACCCAAATGTGGGTAGTGGTATGGTAGGCGCACCTGCTTGTGGTGACGTAATGAAACTGCAAATCAAGGTAACGCCAGAAGGTATTATCGAAGATGCGAAGTTCAAAACCTACGGCTGTGGTTCTGCTATTGCCTCTAGCTCATTGGTTACTGAGTGGGTAAAAGGTAAATCTATTGATGAAGCTGCAGCAATCAAAAATGCAGAGATTGCCGAAGAGCTTGAGTTGCCGCCAGTGAAAGTTCACTGTTCAATCCTTGCCGAAGATGCCATTAAAGCAGCGGTTGCGGATTACAAGAAAAAGCACGATTAATCTTTTAGATAAACACATTCATTCACATAGTTCATTCACATAAGAGTTAACGAAGTAATTAAGGTTGTAGTATGGCCATATCAATGACAGAAGCAGCAGCAAGCCGAGTAAAAGCGTTTCTTGATAATCGCGGCAAAGGTATTGGACTCCGCCTAGGCGTGAAAACCACTGGCTGTTCCGGTATGGCTTACGTACTTGAGTTCGTTGATGATCTCGATGAGGGTGATCAAGTCTTTGAGCATGCGGGTGTCAAGGTCATTATCGATCCCAAGAGCCTAGTCTATTTGGACGGTACCGAGTTGGACTATGTCAAAGAAGGCTTGAATGAGGGCTTTGAGTTTAATAACCCAAATGCCAAAGGTGAATGTGGTTGCGGCGAAAGCTTCAACGTTTAGTGTTAATGGAGCTTGGTTATTTAACCAAGCTCTTTTTCAGTGAGTCTATACCATGAATCATTTTGAACTCTTTGGGCTACCGGTTCAGTTTCAAGTTGACGGTAGCCTTCTTTCTTCTCAGTTTCTCGAACTGCAAAAGCGTTTTCATCCCGATAACTTTGCCACACACTCAGAACGAGACCGTTTACTCGCAGTACAAAAAGCAGCGCAGATTAATGATGCTTATGATGTATTGAAGCGTCCGATTTCTCGCGCTGAATATCTGCTTGCGCAGCACGGTGTTGATATTAGAGCAGAGCAGCAAACCTTGCAGGATCCTATGTTTCTGATGGAGCAAATGGAATTACGCGAAGAACTGGAAGATATTGCTGATTCGGATACAGCTGATGAACAGCTATTTGACTTTGATACCAAGGTTAGCAAAATGTATCAACAGCAACTGTCTGAGTTAGAGCAGCATTTGACTGCAAGCGAATGGCCAGTGGCCGCAGATGGTGTGCGAAAATTGAAATTTATTGCCAAGCTACAAAGCGAAATAGAACGATTAGAAGAAAGTTTGCTTGGTTGATCGAAGTACTCAAGGATAATTGAATGGCATTACTTCAGATTGCAGAGCCAGGACAAAGCTCTGCGCCCCATGAACATAAACTTGCCGCAGGTATTGACCTTGGCACTACAAACTCGTTAGTGGCGAGTGTCAGAAGCGGCGAAGCAGCGCCTCTTGCTGCAACGGATGGGTCTAAGATCCTACCTTCTGTCGTGCACTATTCAGCAGACGACATATCGGTAGGTTTGCAGGCTCGCAACAATGCGGCGCAAGATCCCAAAAACACCATTGCTTCGGTAAAGCGTCTTCTAGGTCGTTCGTTAGAAGATGTGCAGGCACGCTATCCTTCTCTGCCTTACGATTTTACCGCCAGCGATAACGGTCTGCCGATTATTCAGACACCCCAAGGGGCAAAGAACCCCATTCAAGTGTCCGCCGACATCCTCAAAAAACTTGGCGCAAGAGCCGAAAGTACTCTGGGTGGCGAGTTAGCCGGTGTGGTGATTACCGTGCCAGCTTACTTTGATGATGCTCAGCGTCAAGGCACAAAAGATGCGGCTAATCTCGCCGGTTTGCATGTGCTACGTCTATTGAATGAACCAACAGCGGCTGCGATCGCTTATGGTTTAGACAGCGGTCAAGAGGGCATTATTGCCGTTTATGATCTTGGTGGAGGCACGTTTGATATCTCTATCTTACGTCTGTCTCGTGGCGTGTTTGAAGTGCTTGCGACTGGTGGAGACTCTGCGCTAGGTGGCGATGACTTTGACCACCTGATTGCCGATCATCTGCAGCAGCAAGTAGGTCTATCAACGTTGACTGTGCAACAACAACGCCAACTGTTGGATGCCGCGACTCAAGCCAAAATCGACTTGAGCAACAGCGAAGTGGCTGAGGTGAATGTACTGGGCTGGCAGGGCACACTGACGATAGATGAGTGTAATCAACTGATCCAACCGCTAGTGAAAAAGACGCTGATGTCCTGTCGTCGCGCATTGAAAGATGCTGAAGTGACTTCGGAAGACGTGTTGCAAGTCGTTATGGTAGGCGGTTCAACTCGTACGCGCTTAGTGAGAGAAATGGTCGGTGACTTCTTTGGTAAGACACCATTGACCAGTATCAATCCCGATGAAGTGGTGGCGATTGGCGCTGCAATCCAAGCCGACGTATTAGTGGGCAACAAGCCAGAGTCAGAAATGGTATTGCTTGACGTATTGCCGCTGTCGCTGGGTATTGAAACCATGGGCGGACTGGTTGAAAAGATCATTCCTCGCAATACCACCATTCCAGTCGCACGAGCTCAAGAGTTCACTACCTTTAAAGATGGTCAGACGGCGATGTCAGTACACGTGGTACAAGGTGAGCGTGAGATGGTTGAACACGGTCGCTCACTGGCTCGATTTTCGTTAAAAGGCATTCCACCGATGGCAGCAGGCGCAGCCCATGTTCGCGTTACCTATCAGGTTGATGCCGATGGTCTTTTGTCTGTGACTGCGATGGAAAAAAGCACTGGAGTTAAGTCAGATATTCAAGTCAAACCTTCATACGGACTCAGTGACAATGAAGTGAGTGATATGCTACAAGACTCGATGACTTATGCTCAAGACGACATGAATGCCCGTGCACTTGCTGAACAGCGAGTTGAAGCGGATCGTGTCATTGAAGGATTGATTGCTGCGCTGCAAGCCGATGGCGATGCACTGCTTGAAGAACAAGAAAAAGCGTCGTTGCTGCAAGCGATAGAATCCTTAATTGAATTACGCAATGGTGACGATACCGCTGCCATTGAACAAGGGATAAAAGATACTGATAAAGCGAGCCAAGAATTTGCTTCTCGACGCATGGATAAATCCATTCGTGAAGCCTTATCTGGTCAATCAGTCGATAATTTATAGGAACCACTAATCATGCCAAAAATTGTTGTATTGCCTCATGATGAACTTTGCCCAGAAGGTGCTGTACTTGAAGCGGAAGCGGGTCAGACCGTATTGGATGTAGCGCTTAAAAATGGCATCGCTATTGAACATGCTTGTGAAAAATCATGCGCTTGTACCACATGCCACATTGTGGTCCGGGAGGGTTTTGACTCTCTGGATGAGAGCGATGAACTGGAAGATGACATGCTAGATAAAGCATGGGGGCTTGAGCCTGAATCTCGTCTCGGTTGTCAGGCAAAAGTGACGGATGAAGATCTCGTGGTCGAGATCCCAAAATATACACTAAATCACGCATCTGAAGACCACTAGTCACGATAGCTACGCTGTGTGAACAATGAGACGATGATATAGGGAGAGAATATGAGCTTAAAATGGACCGATTCACGCGATATTGCCATTGAACTGTGTGACCAGTTTCCAGATATGGATCCAAAAACAGTTCGCTTTACTGATCTCCATAAGTGGATTACCGAGCTGGAAGACTTTGATGACGATCCAAATCGTTCTAATGAGAAGATTCTTGAAGCTGTGATTTTATGTTGGTTGGATGAATACGATTAAAGCGATCTCATTTTTGCGTCAGTGACTGATCTCATACAGATAAATTACTGACAACAATCCCAAAAACGGACTTACGGTCCGTTTTTTTGTACCTCTATGTTACATTGATATTAATTCCGTCCTAGGGGACATTGGTATTACCTCTACATAATGCTAACATCGTTCCAAACTTTAGGATGATATAAAAACAGAAGAGGCAGGAGACAGTATGTCCCAAATAATGTCAGTATTCCTTAGTCAGGAAAGTGCCGCTCCGCAATGGGGCGAAAAAGCGATCGTTTCATTTTCAGAACAAGGCGCGACTATCCATTTAGGTGAAGGGCATGACTTAGGTGCTATTCAGCGCGCTGCCCGTAAACTTGACTCGCAAGGTATCAGTAAAGCTGAGCTTGCCGGTAAAGATTGGGATCTTGAGTCTGCTTGGGCATTCTATCAAGGTTATCGCAATGCCAAAAAATCAACCTCATTAACACTTCCAGAACTCTCAGAAGCCGACAGCAAAGAGCTTGATGCCCGCATCAAATCATCGGATTGGACTCGTGACATCATCAACAAGAGCGCGGAAGAAGTGGCGCCTCGTCAGCTTGCAACGATGGCTGGTGAATTTATCAAATCTTTGGCACCTGAGCATGTCAGCTACAAGATTATTAAAGATAAAGATCTGCTAACCGAAGGTTGGGAAGGGATCTACGCAGTAGGTCGTGGTTCTGAGCGTACTTCAGCGATGCTGCAACTTGACTACAACCCAACGGGTGATGCCGATGCGCCGGTATTTGCTTGTCTTGTGGGTAAAGGGATCACTTTTGATTCCGGTGGTTATAGCCTAAAACCGTCCAACTTTATGACCGCGATGAAAGCGGACATGGGCGGTGCGGGAACCATTACAGGTGGTTTTGCATTGGCAATTCTTCGTGGTCTGAACAAGCGCGTTAAGCTTATTCTCTGCTGCGCTGAGAATATGGTGTCAGGTCGTGCGCTAAAGCTGGGTGATATTATCACTTACAAAAACGGTAAGACGGTTGAGATCATGAACACCGACGCTGAAGGTCGTCTTGTTCTTGCCGATGGTCTTATTTATGCCAGCGAACAGAATCCAGAATTGATCATCGATTGTGCCACGCTCACTGGTGCCGCAAAAAATGCATTAGGTAACGATTATCACGCCGTTATGTCATTTGATGATGAATTAACACATCAAGTGCTGACCAATGCTCAGCAAGAGAAAGAGGGTCTATGGCCATTGCCATTGGCAGATTTCCACCGTGGAATGTTGCCATCAAATTTTGCAGACCTCTCTAATATCTCAACGGGAGACTATTCACCGGGCGCAAGTACCGCCGCTGCATTCTTGTCTTACTTTGTGACTGACTACAAAAAAGGTTGGTTGCACTTTGACTGCGCAGGTACTTACCGTAAGTCAGGGACTGAAAAGTGGGCGGCAGGTGCAACGGGTATGGGACTTCGTACCCTTGCTAAGCTACTGACGTCACAAGCAGAAAACTGTCAATAATAGAGCAATAGAAAGGAATAACTATGGGTCTAGAAAGAACTTTTTCAATCGTAAAACCAGATGCGGTAAAACGTAACCTTATTGGTGAAATTTACCATCGTATTGAGCAAGCGGGTCTGAGCATTATCGCGGCGAAAATGGTTCATTTAACTGATGAGCAAGCCAAGGGCTTTTATGCTGAGCATGAAGGTAAACCCTTCTTTAACGATCTGCGTGATTTCATGACATCAGGTCCAATTATGGTTCAGGTACTGGAAGGCGAAGATGCGATTGCACGCTACCGCGAACTGATGGGGAAAACGAACCCAGAAGAAGCGGCATGTGGCAGTATCAGAGCGGATTATGCTCTGAGTATGAGACATAACTCCGTACATGGTTCAGACAGTCCAGAATCTGCGGCGAGAGAAATTGAATTTTTCTTCCCAACTCAAGAGATTTGCCCGCGATCTTAATGGGTGATTTTTTATAGCTTGAAAGCCCGTAGCGTGCTTAGTGTCGCTGCGGGCTTTTTGTTTTTTGGGTGAGCGATAAAGCAAAATTTAAACGTATAAAGCCTGTACAAAAAATGTTCACTTAAAAATGAATACCTTAAGATTGTAGGGACTTGTAGCGCTTGTTGAATCAGCCTAAAGGCTGTACAATTCGCGCCCTTAATCCAAGTTAGAGTCGTTTACGAGGCACCATGACCACACAAAAAGTTAATCTACTCGATTTTGATCGCAAAGGCTTGCGACAGTTTTTCCAAGAAGAGCTAGGTGAAAAAGCCTTTAGAGCTGATCAAGTGATGAAGTGGATCTATCACTTCGGTTGTGATGACTTCGAACAGATGACTAACCTCAATAAAAAGCTGCGCGAGAAATTGATTCGTGTTGCTGAGATCAAAGCGCCTACTGTTTCTGAAGCGCAACACTCTTCCGATGGCACCATCAAATGGGCGATGCGCGTGGGTGATCAAGATGTAGAGACGGTTTATATTCCTGATGATGACCGCGCAACGTTATGTGTTTCCTCTCAGGTAGGTTGTGCATTGGAGTGTAAATTTTGCTCAACGGCTCAGCAGGGTTTTAACCGCAACTTAAAAGTGTCTGAAATCATTGGTCAGGTCTGGCGTGCAGCGCGCGAGGTCGGCTTAGAAAAAGATAAGGGTCGTCGTCCAATCACCAACGTTGTTATGATGGGGATGGGTGAGCCGCTACTGAACATGAAGAACCTAATGCCAGCGCTTGAGCTTATGCTTGATGATCTTGGCTTTGGTTTGTCAAAACGTCGTGTCACAGTCTCCACTTCTGGTGTTGTTTCTGGGCTGGATCAAATGACTGGCGAGATCGATGTTGCCTTGGCGATTTCTCTGCATGCGCCCAATGACAAATTGCGTAGCGAAATCATGCCGATCAATGATCGCTGGGATATTGATGCATTCTTAGCTTCGGTTCGTCGCTATATTGCTTCGTCAAATGCAAACAGAGGTAAGGTAACGGTAGAGTATGTCTTGCTTGATCATGTTAATGATGACATGGACCATGCACGCGAATTGGCTGAGCTATTAAAAGATACGCCAGCTAAAATCAACCTGATTCCATTTAATCCGTACCCAGGTTCGCCTTATAAAAAACCGAGCAATTCACGTATTGATCGCTTTATGAAGACATTGATGCAATACGATTATACGGTGACGGTTCGTAAGACTCGTGGTGATGATATTGATGCGGCATGTGGTCAACTAGTTGGTGATGTTATCGACCGTACCAAACGCACTAAGCAGTTAGCTCAACAACAGTTAGCTCAGGAAAAGGGTGAAGAAATACCAGTGAAGTCGGTTTCTTAATCTTATATCTGATATTTTTTTTCTAAATAGCCCTGAATTCATTCAGGGCTATTTTGTCTCTATTAACCCAAAATGGTTATTGAGAAAACGCCGAAGCGAAAGCAATGGTTAACGCTATGACTCTGGTTACATTTGTTGTGTAAATTAATGAACTAACGGCTTGCTTTGCAATCTAACTCATTCAAAGAGCGAAAACTATCGGTGTAATGTGCTCTTTTTAGCAAAACTTCTGTCAAATTCGCTATTTAGCGTACGAGTCGTTTTACACTCAGGGACAAAAACGATTATTATGAATAGCTAAAATTTGTATCAATCACAAGGTCGTGGTTGAGGGTAGCGAATTAATAAAAATGGACACTTTGCTGTAAATGTTGGTTATGAGATAAGCCATTTACTACTATGCTGTAGTCAGAGTAAGTGTATGTGTATTACCTAAACTTATCGTTAGATAAAAGCCGTTAACAAAAATAAATAAAGTGCGACTATCTGATTAAGTACAAACAAGAAGAAGTACAACAATAATGAGTACTGACCAAAATACCCAAATCGACAACAATGATAGTGAAACTGAATTTGTACCAGCAGGTGTGTTGCTCAAGCAGAAGCGTGAAGCTTTAGGGCTGACACAGAAGCAAATTGCTGATCGACTTCGTTTGCGTGTCGCTATCATACAAAAAATTGAAGAAGACGAGTTTGATGGTGAACAAGTCGCGACATTTACGCGCGGCTATCTACGCTCGTATGCTAAGGCGGTAGGTGTTGATGAGACACTGGTATTAGGTGCGATTTCACCTGATGAAGCCAGCTCTCAAGTTCACGAGCAGCCGATGCAGAGCTTTTCTAAAAAGACCAACAAAGAGAAACACGATAGCCGTATAATGAAACTCACTTGGGGCATTCTGGTGGTGATTATTGGTATTTCATCGGTTTGGTGGTTTCAAAATCAACAAAAAGATACCTTGAGCGAGATTGCGGTTAACCCTGACAGTGACATTCCATCAGAGCCGAGCATTGAGCCGTTAAATCCAGTTCAAGTGAACACTTTACAAGTCGAGCCAAGTTCAAACGATGCGCTTTCTCAGCCTCAACCGCCAACCGGTCAAGAACCTACCGCTTTATCCACGCAAGATGCAACTGCTCCGCAAGCACCGTCAGTAATTGAGGTTCCGCAGGGCACAGAAGAGGCGGCAACGACAGCAGACATTCAACCTGAGCCGGTTGCCGTTACCGAAGTGGTTGACGAAACACCAGTGCCTGAAGGCATGACAAAAATCACCATGACGTTTACTGGCGACTGTTGGATCCAAGTTAAAGATGCGAATGGCAAAACTGTCGTCACTGGCATCAAAAAAACCGGTGAAAATGTCGATATTAATGGTAAAGCGCCATTTAAAGTGATTTTAGGTGCGCCAGAACAGGTTTCGATGACATTTGCGAGTGAACCTGTCGACCTTTCTGGTTATACTTCGGGTAAAGTTGCACGATTCACTTTACCTTAGATATTACTATGCATCAGGAATCACCTATTAAACGTCGTAAATCGACAAGGATTTACGTGGGCGATGTGCCAATTGGCGACGGCGCTCCTATCGCAGTTCAGTCCATGACCAACACTCGCACCACAGATGTGGCGGCGACTGTCGCTCAGATCAAAGCGCTTGAGAATGTGGGTGCAGATATCGTTCGCGTCTCTGTTCCGACGATGGAAGCGGCTGAAGCTTTCCGACAAATCAAGCAGCAAGTTGCGATCCCACTGGTCGCGGACATCCACTTTGACTACCGTATTGCATTAAAAGTTGCAGAATACGGTGTGGATTGCTTGCGTATCAACCCAGGTAATATCGGTAAAGAAGACCGTATCCGTGCAGTTGTGGATTGTGCACGAGATAACAATATTCCTATCCGTATTGGTGTTAACGGCGGCTCATTGGAAAAAGATATCCAAATGAAGTACGGCGAACCCACGCCGGAAGCCTTGGTTGAATCAGCCATGCGTCATGTTGATATTCTAGACCGACTCAACTTTGATCAGTTTAAGGTCAGTGTTAAGGCATCCGATGTGTTCTTGGCCGTTGACTCTTATCGCTTACTGGCACAAAAAATTGATCAACCCCTGCACTTAGGAATTACTGAGGCGGGTGGGGCGAGAGCTGGTGCAGTAAAATCCTCGGTTGGTTTGGGGATGCTGTTGGCGGAAGGTATTGGTGATACATTGCGTATTTCTTTGGCCGCTGATCCAGTAGAAGAGATCAAAGTCGGTTTTGATATTCTAAAATCACTTCGTATTCGCTCGCGCGGTATTAACTTCATCGCTTGTCCGAGTTGTTCTCGTCAAGAGTTTGATGTCATTGGCACCGTGAACGCGCTTGAGCAGCGTCTAGAAGATATTATCACCCCAATGGATGTGTCGATTATTGGCTGTGTGGTGAATGGTCCGGGTGAAGCGGAAGTGTCCCACCTTGGCTTGGCTGGCAGCAATCGTAAAAGTGCATTTTACCAAGATGGCATTCGTCAAAAAGAACGA is a window encoding:
- the iscU gene encoding Fe-S cluster assembly scaffold IscU; protein product: MAYSEKVIDHYENPRNVGSFDKNDPNVGSGMVGAPACGDVMKLQIKVTPEGIIEDAKFKTYGCGSAIASSSLVTEWVKGKSIDEAAAIKNAEIAEELELPPVKVHCSILAEDAIKAAVADYKKKHD
- the iscR gene encoding Fe-S cluster assembly transcriptional regulator IscR, with the protein product MRLTSKGRYAVTAMLDVALHSQQNPVPLADISERQGISLSYLEQLFSKLRKAGLVASVRGPGGGYRLGAEATDISIGTVIAAVDESVDATKCSGKGDCQGGTRCLTHTLWRDLSSRISDFLNNITLGELMVDNEVLEISGRQDIDLAVNHGFARKSTSTNPLGINVRS
- the iscX gene encoding Fe-S cluster assembly protein IscX; the encoded protein is MSLKWTDSRDIAIELCDQFPDMDPKTVRFTDLHKWITELEDFDDDPNRSNEKILEAVILCWLDEYD
- the iscA gene encoding iron-sulfur cluster assembly protein IscA is translated as MAISMTEAAASRVKAFLDNRGKGIGLRLGVKTTGCSGMAYVLEFVDDLDEGDQVFEHAGVKVIIDPKSLVYLDGTELDYVKEGLNEGFEFNNPNAKGECGCGESFNV
- the hscB gene encoding co-chaperone HscB, with the protein product MNHFELFGLPVQFQVDGSLLSSQFLELQKRFHPDNFATHSERDRLLAVQKAAQINDAYDVLKRPISRAEYLLAQHGVDIRAEQQTLQDPMFLMEQMELREELEDIADSDTADEQLFDFDTKVSKMYQQQLSELEQHLTASEWPVAADGVRKLKFIAKLQSEIERLEESLLG
- a CDS encoding bifunctional tRNA (adenosine(37)-C2)-methyltransferase TrmG/ribosomal RNA large subunit methyltransferase RlmN produces the protein MTTQKVNLLDFDRKGLRQFFQEELGEKAFRADQVMKWIYHFGCDDFEQMTNLNKKLREKLIRVAEIKAPTVSEAQHSSDGTIKWAMRVGDQDVETVYIPDDDRATLCVSSQVGCALECKFCSTAQQGFNRNLKVSEIIGQVWRAAREVGLEKDKGRRPITNVVMMGMGEPLLNMKNLMPALELMLDDLGFGLSKRRVTVSTSGVVSGLDQMTGEIDVALAISLHAPNDKLRSEIMPINDRWDIDAFLASVRRYIASSNANRGKVTVEYVLLDHVNDDMDHARELAELLKDTPAKINLIPFNPYPGSPYKKPSNSRIDRFMKTLMQYDYTVTVRKTRGDDIDAACGQLVGDVIDRTKRTKQLAQQQLAQEKGEEIPVKSVS
- the hscA gene encoding Fe-S protein assembly chaperone HscA: MALLQIAEPGQSSAPHEHKLAAGIDLGTTNSLVASVRSGEAAPLAATDGSKILPSVVHYSADDISVGLQARNNAAQDPKNTIASVKRLLGRSLEDVQARYPSLPYDFTASDNGLPIIQTPQGAKNPIQVSADILKKLGARAESTLGGELAGVVITVPAYFDDAQRQGTKDAANLAGLHVLRLLNEPTAAAIAYGLDSGQEGIIAVYDLGGGTFDISILRLSRGVFEVLATGGDSALGGDDFDHLIADHLQQQVGLSTLTVQQQRQLLDAATQAKIDLSNSEVAEVNVLGWQGTLTIDECNQLIQPLVKKTLMSCRRALKDAEVTSEDVLQVVMVGGSTRTRLVREMVGDFFGKTPLTSINPDEVVAIGAAIQADVLVGNKPESEMVLLDVLPLSLGIETMGGLVEKIIPRNTTIPVARAQEFTTFKDGQTAMSVHVVQGEREMVEHGRSLARFSLKGIPPMAAGAAHVRVTYQVDADGLLSVTAMEKSTGVKSDIQVKPSYGLSDNEVSDMLQDSMTYAQDDMNARALAEQRVEADRVIEGLIAALQADGDALLEEQEKASLLQAIESLIELRNGDDTAAIEQGIKDTDKASQEFASRRMDKSIREALSGQSVDNL
- the fdx gene encoding ISC system 2Fe-2S type ferredoxin, whose amino-acid sequence is MPKIVVLPHDELCPEGAVLEAEAGQTVLDVALKNGIAIEHACEKSCACTTCHIVVREGFDSLDESDELEDDMLDKAWGLEPESRLGCQAKVTDEDLVVEIPKYTLNHASEDH
- the ndk gene encoding nucleoside-diphosphate kinase: MGLERTFSIVKPDAVKRNLIGEIYHRIEQAGLSIIAAKMVHLTDEQAKGFYAEHEGKPFFNDLRDFMTSGPIMVQVLEGEDAIARYRELMGKTNPEEAACGSIRADYALSMRHNSVHGSDSPESAAREIEFFFPTQEICPRS
- a CDS encoding IscS subfamily cysteine desulfurase; translated protein: MKLPIYLDYSATCPVDPRVADKMVQFMTMDGTFGNPASRSHRFGWQAEEAVDNAREQIADLLNADPREIVFTSGATESDNLAIKGAAHFYSKKGKHIITCKTEHKAVLDPCRQLEREGFEVTYLQPEPNGLIDLTKLEAAMREDTVLVSIMHVNNEIGVVQDITAIGELCRSKKIVFHVDAAQSAGKLPIDVQEMKVDLISLSAHKAYGPKGIGALYVRRKPRIRLEAQMHGGGHERGFRSGTLPTHQIVGMGEAFAIAKQDMQKDYEHAKSLRDRLFNGVKGLEAVTVNGDFEQRVPHNLNISFAFVEGESLLMSLKDLAVSSGSACTSASLEPSYVLRALGLDDELAHSSVRFSFGRFTTEEDIDYAIEQITTAVNKLRDMSPLWDMYKEGIDLSTVEWAHH
- the trmJ gene encoding tRNA (cytosine(32)/uridine(32)-2'-O)-methyltransferase TrmJ translates to MLDNVKIILVGTSHSGNIGSAARAMKVMGLSQMVLVDPQCEVDSQAVALAAGASDIALGATKVATLQEAVADCGLVVGSSARSRTLNWPMISPRECGVQFAKEGMNHPVALVFGRERTGLTNEELQLCHFHTCIPANPEYSSLNLAMAVQTLSYEVRVAHLDLQQQQFAEAAQQEYPRHKELELFYQHLEKVLHRTQFISQDKPGLVMNKLRRLFSRSRPESQEINILRGVLTAVEKQITNKK
- the pepB gene encoding aminopeptidase PepB, encoding MSQIMSVFLSQESAAPQWGEKAIVSFSEQGATIHLGEGHDLGAIQRAARKLDSQGISKAELAGKDWDLESAWAFYQGYRNAKKSTSLTLPELSEADSKELDARIKSSDWTRDIINKSAEEVAPRQLATMAGEFIKSLAPEHVSYKIIKDKDLLTEGWEGIYAVGRGSERTSAMLQLDYNPTGDADAPVFACLVGKGITFDSGGYSLKPSNFMTAMKADMGGAGTITGGFALAILRGLNKRVKLILCCAENMVSGRALKLGDIITYKNGKTVEIMNTDAEGRLVLADGLIYASEQNPELIIDCATLTGAAKNALGNDYHAVMSFDDELTHQVLTNAQQEKEGLWPLPLADFHRGMLPSNFADLSNISTGDYSPGASTAAAFLSYFVTDYKKGWLHFDCAGTYRKSGTEKWAAGATGMGLRTLAKLLTSQAENCQ